In Oryza sativa Japonica Group chromosome 2, ASM3414082v1, the following are encoded in one genomic region:
- the LOC4329871 gene encoding BAG family molecular chaperone regulator 1 — MIKLRYSKRLFKRSCSSSKATACVGGGGGGHGNAVAAGGGGGGAGEIGWEVRPGGMLVQKREGRGGEEVILVRVSTGFAWHDVSIAATSTFGELKVRLSMVTGLEPREQRLLFRGKEREDTDHLHMVGVRDKDKVLLLEDPALKDMKVRAALAAARVMQSPCQPFIQV; from the exons ATGATCAAGCTGAGGTACTCCAAGAGGCTGTTCAAGAGGAGCTGCTCCTCGTCGAAGGCGACTGCTtgtgtcggtggcggcggcggcggccatggcaatgcggtggccgccggcggcggcggcggcggcgcgggggagaTAGGGTGGGAGGTGAGGCCGGGAGGGATGCTGGTGCagaagagggaggggagaggcggcgaggaggtgatCTTGGTGAGGGTGTCCACTGGCTTCGCCTGGCACGACGTGTCCATTGCTGCGACCTCCACATTCG GTGAGCTGAAGGTGAGGTTGTCCATGGTGACAGGGCTAGAGCCCAGGGAGCAGAGGCTGCTGTTTAGGGGCAAGGAAAGGGAGGATACCGATCACCTCCACATGGTTGGGGTGAGGGACAAGGACAAGGTCCTCCTCCTCGAGGACCCTGCCCTTAAGGACATGAAGGTCCGGGCTGCCCTCGCAGCAGCCCGGGTCATGCAGAGCCCGTGCCAGCCTTTTATCCAAGTCTAA